A portion of the Sabethes cyaneus chromosome 3, idSabCyanKW18_F2, whole genome shotgun sequence genome contains these proteins:
- the LOC128741547 gene encoding nocturnin isoform X4 translates to MMDLFVRTTCVFGTRRFKALLLIPRMGSFTSAPQIKNIDCQDDQLEISNGMSIPDLLEYCRIARGEDRPQLVKRKFLRPDERTGQPDLTEGFRMLKLDAISKTCSKPTTNPVQLRIFQWNMLSQTLGMNNDGFVRCPVDALTWECRRYQVIQEIVQNDPDIVCLQEVDHFKFIQKILATQNYEGVFFPKPDSPCLYIQGNNGPDGCAVFFKKDRLELINHFTRVLEVWRVQSNQVAIAALFRTRDTNQEICVTTTHLKARKGALLSKLRNEQGKDLLYFIDGIAQKRPVILCGDFNAEPIEPIYSTVLNYKPLGLASAYSDLLSEQVLQEPTKENNQNMSNKDVSGTVLQHQTSIGSNHSVDDDCSISSAGRTKAEQSAACEPPYTTWKIREEGEVCHTIDYVFYSKDQITVKNCLMFPSGDEISPDRTPSYQYPSDHFSLVCDFELQPSPSN, encoded by the exons ATGATGGACCTGTTTGTACGAACAACCTGTGTCTTCGGCACGAGGCGATTCAAAGCATTGCTACTCATTCCAAG AATGGGTTCCTTTACGTCGGCCCCGCAGATCAAGAATATCGACTGTCAGGATGACCAGCTGGAAATATCGAACGGAATGTCGATTCCCGACCTGCTGGAGTACTGCCGGATAGCCCGTGGCGAAGATCGACCCCAGCTTGTGAAGCGAAAGTTTCTGCGACCAGACGAACGAACCGGTCAGCCGGATCTGACCGAGGGGTTTCGGATGCTGAAGCTGGATGCAATTTCCAAAA CTTGTAGCAAACCAACGACAAATCCAGTTCAGCTCCGAATCTTCCAGTGGAATATGCTCTCACAAA cgCTAGGTATGAATAACGACGGGTTTGTCAGATGCCCGGTAGATGCACTGACCTGGGAATGCAGACGGTATCAGGTGATTCAGGAAATTGTACAAAACGATCCGGACATCGTGTGCCTCCAG GAAGTGGACCACTTCAAGTTCATCCAGAAGATCTTAGCCACTCAAAATTACGAAGGAGTGTTCTTCCCGAAGCCCGATTCACCGTGTCTCTACATTCAGGGCAACAATGGCCCGGACGGTTGTGCCGTCTTTTTCAAGAAGGATCGCCTAGAGTTGATCAACCATTTCACCCGGGTACTGGAGGTTTGGCGCGTCCAGAGCAATCAGGTCGCAATAGCGGCCCTGTTTCGTACGCGTGACACCAATCAGGAGATTTGTGTTACCACTACCCACCTAAAGGCGCGCAAAGGCGCACTGCTCTCCAAACTTCGCAACGAACAGGGTAAAGATCTGCTGTATTTTATCGATGGAATCGCCCAAAAGCGACCGGTTATTCTGTGCGGCGATTTCAACGCGGAACCGATCGAACCCATCTATAGTACGGTTTTGAACTATAAACCGCTCGGACTAGCCAGTGCCTATTCCGACCTGCTGTCGGAGCAAGTTTTACAGGAACCGACAAAGGAAAACAACCAGAACATGTCCAACAAAGACGTCTCTGGAACCGTTTTACAGCATCAAACCAGCATAGGATCGAATCACAGTGTCGATGACGACTGCAGTATCAGCTCCGCAGGAAGGACAAAAGCTGAACAATCAGCTGCTTGCGAACCACCCTATACGACCTGGAAGATTCGTGAAGAAGGTGAAGTGTGCCACACAATTGACTATGTCTTCTATTCCAAAGATCAAATTACC GTTAAAAACTGCCTAATGTTTCCATCTGGAGACGAGATCAGCCCGGACCGAACACCCAGCTACCAGTACCCTTCGGATCACTTCTCGTTAGTCTGTGATTTTGAGCTGCAGCCGTCACCAAGTAATTAA
- the LOC128741547 gene encoding nocturnin isoform X3, whose amino-acid sequence MEMIKLIMSKCRIILAKARSAPLRRKQMELERMGSFTSAPQIKNIDCQDDQLEISNGMSIPDLLEYCRIARGEDRPQLVKRKFLRPDERTGQPDLTEGFRMLKLDAISKTCSKPTTNPVQLRIFQWNMLSQTLGMNNDGFVRCPVDALTWECRRYQVIQEIVQNDPDIVCLQEVDHFKFIQKILATQNYEGVFFPKPDSPCLYIQGNNGPDGCAVFFKKDRLELINHFTRVLEVWRVQSNQVAIAALFRTRDTNQEICVTTTHLKARKGALLSKLRNEQGKDLLYFIDGIAQKRPVILCGDFNAEPIEPIYSTVLNYKPLGLASAYSDLLSEQVLQEPTKENNQNMSNKDVSGTVLQHQTSIGSNHSVDDDCSISSAGRTKAEQSAACEPPYTTWKIREEGEVCHTIDYVFYSKDQITVKNCLMFPSGDEISPDRTPSYQYPSDHFSLVCDFELQPSPSN is encoded by the exons ATGGAAATGATTAAACTAATTATGTCCAAGTGTAGAATAATACTGGCCAAGGCTCGGTCTGCACCGCTCCGaaggaagcaaatggaactagaaAG AATGGGTTCCTTTACGTCGGCCCCGCAGATCAAGAATATCGACTGTCAGGATGACCAGCTGGAAATATCGAACGGAATGTCGATTCCCGACCTGCTGGAGTACTGCCGGATAGCCCGTGGCGAAGATCGACCCCAGCTTGTGAAGCGAAAGTTTCTGCGACCAGACGAACGAACCGGTCAGCCGGATCTGACCGAGGGGTTTCGGATGCTGAAGCTGGATGCAATTTCCAAAA CTTGTAGCAAACCAACGACAAATCCAGTTCAGCTCCGAATCTTCCAGTGGAATATGCTCTCACAAA cgCTAGGTATGAATAACGACGGGTTTGTCAGATGCCCGGTAGATGCACTGACCTGGGAATGCAGACGGTATCAGGTGATTCAGGAAATTGTACAAAACGATCCGGACATCGTGTGCCTCCAG GAAGTGGACCACTTCAAGTTCATCCAGAAGATCTTAGCCACTCAAAATTACGAAGGAGTGTTCTTCCCGAAGCCCGATTCACCGTGTCTCTACATTCAGGGCAACAATGGCCCGGACGGTTGTGCCGTCTTTTTCAAGAAGGATCGCCTAGAGTTGATCAACCATTTCACCCGGGTACTGGAGGTTTGGCGCGTCCAGAGCAATCAGGTCGCAATAGCGGCCCTGTTTCGTACGCGTGACACCAATCAGGAGATTTGTGTTACCACTACCCACCTAAAGGCGCGCAAAGGCGCACTGCTCTCCAAACTTCGCAACGAACAGGGTAAAGATCTGCTGTATTTTATCGATGGAATCGCCCAAAAGCGACCGGTTATTCTGTGCGGCGATTTCAACGCGGAACCGATCGAACCCATCTATAGTACGGTTTTGAACTATAAACCGCTCGGACTAGCCAGTGCCTATTCCGACCTGCTGTCGGAGCAAGTTTTACAGGAACCGACAAAGGAAAACAACCAGAACATGTCCAACAAAGACGTCTCTGGAACCGTTTTACAGCATCAAACCAGCATAGGATCGAATCACAGTGTCGATGACGACTGCAGTATCAGCTCCGCAGGAAGGACAAAAGCTGAACAATCAGCTGCTTGCGAACCACCCTATACGACCTGGAAGATTCGTGAAGAAGGTGAAGTGTGCCACACAATTGACTATGTCTTCTATTCCAAAGATCAAATTACC GTTAAAAACTGCCTAATGTTTCCATCTGGAGACGAGATCAGCCCGGACCGAACACCCAGCTACCAGTACCCTTCGGATCACTTCTCGTTAGTCTGTGATTTTGAGCTGCAGCCGTCACCAAGTAATTAA
- the LOC128741547 gene encoding nocturnin isoform X2, which yields MDRNELVNNLSKCKEQLPPGEKKKTHLQRIMLQRMGSFTSAPQIKNIDCQDDQLEISNGMSIPDLLEYCRIARGEDRPQLVKRKFLRPDERTGQPDLTEGFRMLKLDAISKTCSKPTTNPVQLRIFQWNMLSQTLGMNNDGFVRCPVDALTWECRRYQVIQEIVQNDPDIVCLQEVDHFKFIQKILATQNYEGVFFPKPDSPCLYIQGNNGPDGCAVFFKKDRLELINHFTRVLEVWRVQSNQVAIAALFRTRDTNQEICVTTTHLKARKGALLSKLRNEQGKDLLYFIDGIAQKRPVILCGDFNAEPIEPIYSTVLNYKPLGLASAYSDLLSEQVLQEPTKENNQNMSNKDVSGTVLQHQTSIGSNHSVDDDCSISSAGRTKAEQSAACEPPYTTWKIREEGEVCHTIDYVFYSKDQITVKNCLMFPSGDEISPDRTPSYQYPSDHFSLVCDFELQPSPSN from the exons ATGGATAGAAATGAATTAGTAAACAATCTTTCCAAGTGTAAAGAGCAGTTGCCACCgggtgaaaaaaagaaaactcatCTGCAGCGCATAATGCTGCAAAG AATGGGTTCCTTTACGTCGGCCCCGCAGATCAAGAATATCGACTGTCAGGATGACCAGCTGGAAATATCGAACGGAATGTCGATTCCCGACCTGCTGGAGTACTGCCGGATAGCCCGTGGCGAAGATCGACCCCAGCTTGTGAAGCGAAAGTTTCTGCGACCAGACGAACGAACCGGTCAGCCGGATCTGACCGAGGGGTTTCGGATGCTGAAGCTGGATGCAATTTCCAAAA CTTGTAGCAAACCAACGACAAATCCAGTTCAGCTCCGAATCTTCCAGTGGAATATGCTCTCACAAA cgCTAGGTATGAATAACGACGGGTTTGTCAGATGCCCGGTAGATGCACTGACCTGGGAATGCAGACGGTATCAGGTGATTCAGGAAATTGTACAAAACGATCCGGACATCGTGTGCCTCCAG GAAGTGGACCACTTCAAGTTCATCCAGAAGATCTTAGCCACTCAAAATTACGAAGGAGTGTTCTTCCCGAAGCCCGATTCACCGTGTCTCTACATTCAGGGCAACAATGGCCCGGACGGTTGTGCCGTCTTTTTCAAGAAGGATCGCCTAGAGTTGATCAACCATTTCACCCGGGTACTGGAGGTTTGGCGCGTCCAGAGCAATCAGGTCGCAATAGCGGCCCTGTTTCGTACGCGTGACACCAATCAGGAGATTTGTGTTACCACTACCCACCTAAAGGCGCGCAAAGGCGCACTGCTCTCCAAACTTCGCAACGAACAGGGTAAAGATCTGCTGTATTTTATCGATGGAATCGCCCAAAAGCGACCGGTTATTCTGTGCGGCGATTTCAACGCGGAACCGATCGAACCCATCTATAGTACGGTTTTGAACTATAAACCGCTCGGACTAGCCAGTGCCTATTCCGACCTGCTGTCGGAGCAAGTTTTACAGGAACCGACAAAGGAAAACAACCAGAACATGTCCAACAAAGACGTCTCTGGAACCGTTTTACAGCATCAAACCAGCATAGGATCGAATCACAGTGTCGATGACGACTGCAGTATCAGCTCCGCAGGAAGGACAAAAGCTGAACAATCAGCTGCTTGCGAACCACCCTATACGACCTGGAAGATTCGTGAAGAAGGTGAAGTGTGCCACACAATTGACTATGTCTTCTATTCCAAAGATCAAATTACC GTTAAAAACTGCCTAATGTTTCCATCTGGAGACGAGATCAGCCCGGACCGAACACCCAGCTACCAGTACCCTTCGGATCACTTCTCGTTAGTCTGTGATTTTGAGCTGCAGCCGTCACCAAGTAATTAA